The Spirochaetota bacterium genomic interval ATAGAAAGTCCCATTCCGGTGCCTATAGATTTATCTTTTGTGGTAAAAAATGGTTCAAATATTCGCTGCTGTATATCATAGTCCATGCCAACACCATCATCTGTAATAGAAATGATGGCATATTCA includes:
- a CDS encoding HAMP domain-containing histidine kinase; translation: EYAIISITDDGVGMDYDIQQRIFEPFFTTKDKSIGTGMGLSIVYSTITNAGGFIHVESAKGKGTTISLYLPAV